AACTCCAACTGAGCTCAAAATCAAAGCCACTGAGATGGGTGAGAGATTCATTTACACAGAGAGCTCTTACACATTCGGAAATATATTAAATTGTCCTGCTGTTTATTCCCACCTGTGTGCAGGAAAGTAAGAATAAATTGTCAGTTTAATATTTGATAATTCCTTCATATCACTGACAACTTTTGTTTCTCCCTCAACCACAGAGCTGAAACTCGTCACTTTTGATGCTCGTCACACAATAGCCAAAGTGTCTGCTTCGATGGCAGGAGATCATATTAGTCTGACTCCAAAACTGAGaccagaggaggacagaaatgGTAAAGACTTAATATTTAAAGGAtggtcaaaaatcaaaaatggtTTCAGAGATAGGACCACCTGCATGCTCGGGTAAACAGCTCAACTTTTTTTCTATATGTTGCCCAATGCCAGATATGTTTTAAGCTAAATTTGTTGTAAAAGTGGGTATTCAGATTTCTCTTTCTTAAAGGTGCGTtctaaaattaacaaaaatgatcaaccgaatgtgaagaaataacagttttaatgttATGTCAGTGTAATCTATGTATTGGGTTGCAGAGATAGTCGGATaataaacaaaaccaacagTCCCCCGGTGCTCCCTATCTGAACAACGTCAGCTAAAAGCTTAACTAAGCTTACAAGCTAATAGCAGCTACACTTAGCAGCTATGATTGGAGTTATTTGGAGTGAGAAGTTGgcaggtggctaattcttacatatactGTAGCACCTTTAAtaccattttttttatgtatttattgctTATGCCCTTGGGGGCATATCTTAAAATTTGCTCCAGTAAAATCTCATTTTGGGACAAGTCACCCATCCCAAAATCTGCAAGTCTGTCTTGGCCGCAAAATATACACAAGCAGCACCAACTTGACTGGACATTATCTGGGTGTCagcatgcaaaaaaaaatcagtagtACATCGTTCACAGTTCAGAACTTCACACCGGCTGTAAATGTAAACCTATAATTAATCTGACTCCCTTCTGTCTTTgtacaaccttttttttttctgcccatCAGGAAGTGTGTCAGTGGTGTTTGTGCGCTATGACAGCATCGGTGACATCCTGAAGCCAAGCAGCGACCCAGGTGTCACCGACTACTCGCGGTATGCAGGAACTGGGGAAATCACTGTCAACTCCCAAGTTATAGCAGCAGCCGTCAAACCTGCTGACGTTTACCAACTTGACCATGTCACCTTCACTCTGCGACACAACGAGGTAAAGCCTGTACAGAGTGCTGAGGCTGGCTACATTGTTTTTACACTTCTGCACTCCTAATGTTGTATACCTCCAGTGACAATGTGGCTGTGATagttttgtaggattttcttGATTATAGTGGCTATTTCTCCTTATTCAGTTCCTTAGTCACTTCATTTAGCTGAGCAGCATTTAAGTAACTTAAGTACAATCTGTCTTTTTTGACAAATCTAGGTGAATCTAGGTGAAGATGTCTTGCTACCTTGAACCCATTCCCCCTTTACTCTGTCATATATGAGTAACTTATCAACATTAACTTCCAGTAGGATTTTGCTCAGTTTGAAACATCAATACCCCATCATATATATCTCTGTCAGAGCTACCATTGCTTTATCCTTTGCAGTGTGGAATAGCTTCCTTATTTCCAGACTGACCGGCAGTAACTTTGTAACAGGCAGAGTTTCCATTCGAGTCAAATTTAAACAAGCTCACATGGGAGGAGTAGTCGTGTGatgttttatgacattttaagaTTCGGCACTTTGTATGTCTGCAGTGACCTCTCAGTTAAGGGGAAAGGGAAGAGGAAAAGGGGGATATTTGATGGAGGAAAGCGAGTAATGAGGGAAATAACCCTAAAAGTTAATGTACTGGTATTTTCTTTTaagataattaaaatgtatgagaaagtaaaatcattatttttgttgGACCCTTGAGGCTTAAGCCTAACAAAGGAGGTGTTGATTTATGATGGGCAGTGAAAAGTCCTGCGTAAATTGCCTTTAAAGAGCAACAATCAATAATTTGGGCTCCATTTTCGGGCAGATACTTTCTGCTGGCGGTGTGGTgttttcccatgatgcactggaGTTTTTTCTTGCACCTGTTCAGTATTTTTTGACACATTAATCTAACAGAAGATTTTGTGGGTACTATTTTActataataaaagaaaaaatcataaATGTTACACCAACTTGGCATCATATAAATCTAACTGAATGCAAACATAATAAAGATTTACAGAATAAAAGTACAGACAACCTAATTAAACCTAATTGAcaaccacattttttaaattgattttatgaaaataatgttaatttttactgcaaatgtggTGGTCGTTTGGATCGTTATAATTCAAATAAACTGCACATAATAATTTATGGAAAATATGTTGCTGTTAATGATCAAAATCTGctcttttccattttattctgCTGCTGAACATTTGTACATCCCACTGAGATTCCTTTTCCACAAAAATACGAAAAGTGACCCGCCGCTCCCTTGGCGCATTGTGTGCTGCACACATGGTTGCACTTTATGCCCTGTGCTATTCATATTGACCCAAATTATCATGCATGATAAttatttagcattttatttttagtaagTCATGAAGTTGTGAGAAGATGAGAATAATAAGAATGCAAATCACAGCAATATTtggaaaatgtatgaaaatgacactaaagcaacattaacattttgatcaaaagattttaaaaaggatTTCTGAAGCACTCTGGATGGATATATAATTCATTTTAAGTCTGATTTGGACCTGCACAATCTGTTTTTAACCCCAAGCGGTGAAGgacaaaaactaataaaaacagcaCCATCCACATTTAACAGCGTCTCCGTTCCCTCTCTGTCCCCTGAAGCCCATCGACACGAAAGCTGATGTGACCAAGTGCGCCTTCTGGGAGTACGAGGCGGACAGCCTGCAGGGCCGCTGGGCCACTCACGGCTGCAAGATCGTCCACGTCAACAGCAACGCAACCACCTGCTCCTGCACTCACCTCACACACTTTGCCATCCTCATGTCCTCCGGACGAGCCAACGTGAGTGAtcttacattaaaaatacaactgtaatAGTGCAAAGgtatttccttatttttttgtggtcattttttgctctttttttgcattgttttgcatttttccaaCAGGGcttatgattatttattaaaatgatttttaggAAAAATGTTGGTCGTGGTGAACATGTTTGTCATCAAAGAGGGCAAGAAGTGAACCTCATATTTGGATTCTGACAATAGTATTTTATCTAAGATTGTTCTATTTTCATCTTAggaaaattatttaattattgaagAGTATATAAGAGATATTGAATATTTAGCCTTAGATCTATGAATAATTGTTATAtaacataacttttttttttttaaagaaatccaGCCTTGTTGTGAAAACTTACATGGCTATTTAATGCTTTCATTGAGTAAACTACATATGGTGTCATACTGTATTTTATAACTTCTTGATTAAGTGATGTTTGTGCTGAAATCATAAACTCTGTCATGGGTAATTCAACGGGGTTTTAAGCAGTTTattcaaaaataaattcagaaaTAGGAACATGTTCTCAATCCACAACCTTCCAGTTTATCTGGAAAATTCAAAATCTTTGTTGTTAGATAACACCTAAAACATAACATATGTTCTTATCTTCTGTGCATACTTCATTTAGATTAAACATTGTTTAGATGTACTTCGGTGTGCACTTGTTTTCCACTAAGGCCAATACCAGTATGTTTTGGTACTAATGACAACATTGAACCAGcttttaatgtaaattattttattttttattttttaaatacaaacaatTCTGAAACTTAAACCACTGAAACCAAAAACAAGTCTGTCAGGGTTTGCAGCTCCCAAAGGCAACGCGACTCACTATGAACACTGACTGGCAAAGAAACTCTAAGAGATTTACACCCACAACTTACACCCAAgatacacaccacacacatcTTCAAATAACCCTTGATTAAGAGggaaaagtcaaaataatataaaataaccATTTGTCTACAGCAACTGGCTTATATGtgatacagcagcagcagaattgACCCTGCATGCCTGCAACCCAACATACTGGTGTAACACCAGAATATTCCCAATGTTACATCAAATGATGCCAAGcagaaaatataacaaataacgACTTCAGCATACCATGAAACTGTGAATGAAACACTTCCCTTTCCATTTGCTTCTCAGCTGGTGGCCCACTATACCATCCTGACCCGGATCACCCAGCTGGGAATGATCATCTCcctcatctgtctgtccatGTGCATCTTCACCTTCTGGTTCTTCAGCGAGATCCAGAGCACCAGAACCACCATCCACAAGAACCTGTGCTGCAGCCTCTTCATGGCCGAGTTCATCTTCCTGGTGGGAatcaacatgaacacacataaGGTGAGCTCGTGTGACCCGCTATTCTGCCATTTCATTGATTAAAACCCTTCTTATTTCAGTAGTAAGGGAGGATGTGCAACAAGTACATTGTTGTTGATTTAAAGGAACCTTTGACATGAAAATGCTAAAAGATTAGTGATATATCTCCTCAGAAATAATGTTAATCAGACAAACCGAAGTACTCAGatcatttactcaagtaaaataccacagtgtagaaatactcggTTACATGCAGGttaaagtacaaaagtattaacatcaaaatatactttaagtGGCAGAATTAGAATCACTCATTATGCAGACTGGCCTATTTCAGAATGATCTGtattatattattggattataatcTATGATTTGATAGATTAATGAACATATGGTTTTAATAAGGGTTGGGCGATATGGCCTTgaataatattacaatatttttaggctatatcgctatgcacaatatatatctcaatattttaatagctcctcaaaagcacttcataaatgttagaCTGGGCGACAGAatcaaaaatcacaatatttttgaccaaacgCCTCGATAAGAATAGTGCAACAATATTGTGGTGATGAATATTGGTACCTTGACAAAACACTACAGATGAAACTGTAACACTATGAGATTTATTATCAATAATCCCCAGTAGTGTGGaaataatgactaagtgggtaaaggcagaacagtctggtaagttcagaaaattacttcactttactgtaatgcagcctttaacgccaggaaaagacaacacgtATGACTTATCACGCTATAATAATATACACAATCTAAGACGATATACAGTCTCGtatcacaataatgatataatatgaataaaatttaATTGATGGAGCTGGTAAAGGTGTGGTTGATTTTAACTGCTTTATATACTGCTGTGTAGATAATAAGATGTCTTATATGTCGATACAATTTTGTATAAATGATTTCAAGCTTTTAAGGAACTACTAACTTACttcatcaataataaatgtagtggagtaaaaatataaaatcaactatagttaatagttattttactgtttcaccCATTGAgcagttgtaaaggtttatcAAAGGTTTGCAACTTCATACTgaccatccaaataatgttgaactacacagtatttattaaccatacacaaagtattataaacatcagttgcaacatCACAATAGACAAATGCTTaacaaatggtttataaagcatttcattgtttgttaacagtgaaataactgttagCTAATCTTTAATTAACatacacatttaacatttattaatgatggttattgccttatatataatatatgtacgTGTGAGTGTTACTTTAGTACAGTACTCTAACAAATGCACTTAGTTTCTCTACACCACTGCAAACACATATGCACAAAGAGTGCAACAGGAGCAAAATAACAGTATTTCTACACATGATTAACTTAAACGTAAAAtctcttcttttgtttcctcgtagctgttctgctctgttatCGCCGGGCTGCTGCACTATTTCTTCCTTGCGGCCTTTGCCTGGATGTGCATCGAGGGCATCCATCTCTACTTAATAGTGGTTGGCGTCATCTACAACAAAGGCTTCCTGCACCGTAATTTTTACCTCTTCGGCTACGGAAGCCCGGCGGTGGTGGTGACCATCTCAGCAACACTCGGCTCCAAGTATTATGGCACTGATAAAGTGTAAGACGAATACATTTGAGCCTTTTTTGTACTGACAAAGGCTTTTACAAAGACTTCTTTTCCGActcattcagcatttttttcagggaacaaagataaacaaattacattaattataaATACAAGGGGACAGAGATTAAATTTGGCCTGTAGGGACATAAAGGAAGTTGAAGATGCTTGTTGAGAGGAAGGTAATAACTGAATTAGTGTAAAACAAATTCTGAAGGTTTTGGGTCGACAGAGGGTTGAAATAGAAATCTATAAATAAAGGTCTTTTGTTTATGAGcgcaaaatataattaaaacattgaGGTTTTGTAAAAGAAATGCCGATTGTTCATTACTCTAAGCAGAGGTAGCTTTCCTAATCAATTGTTATGTATTTGTAAGATAAGAAAGGTATGTGTGCCCATGCAATATAGTCATAATTAAGATAAGACCAGATTAGGCTAATGTAAAATGATAGAATAATGTGTCCACATAATGAGGTATTATTACAAAGAGATCTTAACACGCAAATTGAGtcaataaaagtgtttttttctatatttgtgtTGTAGTTGTTGGCTGAGCACGGAAAACCACTTCATATGGAGTTTCATCGGACCTGCGTGTTTGATCATTCTGGTAAGACCAGAGTTCTTTGTAACATCCTAAAAAGTATTAATTGAAATCATCAAACAGGGATTGTTTCAAGGATAAATATtcatgtgattgtgtttgtttgtcatgtttgtttggtcGGCCTCCACTAAAGGTTAATCTCTTGGCTTTTGGCGTAATCATCTACAAAGTGTACCGGCACACTGCTGTGAAAAAGCCTGAAATCAGCCACTATGAAAACATCAGGTAGGATTATATGTACTTCTGATGAGAAGGTCAAAGGATATGGAAAATCAAGCTGTTAAGTTTCTTATCTGGTTTATTATTTGGTATCATGTGGTGTCCTTGCAGTATCATATTAAAATGAGTTCTTTGCTGTCGTTTGTTGCATTCACTCGCACTCTGTTAAAGTCGGTGTTGTGGCCCTCAGGTCCTGCGCCCGTGGTGCCCTGGCTCTGCTGTTCGTGCTGGGAGCCACCTGGACCTTTGGAGTGCTGCACATCCTCAATGAGACCACCCTCACTGCCTATCTGTTCACCATCACCAACGCCTTCCAGGGCAtgttcatcttcatcttcctctgtgtcctgTCCAGAAAGGTAACAATTTGGTTgggactttatttatttattttattttattcatttatttattttaactttaactttcaTCATGTGACAGTGAGCAGTTCAGAAAATGATAATGTCTAATAATGGGCATCATGACAGTATGTTGATGAATAGGAATTATATTATCTTTATGCTATtaagaaaatgttgatttcccatagatattatattatattatattatatattatattccatGAGATGATTATTAAAACATATGTGATAGTGCTCATTATgcaaaatgacacacacatacatatagaTAACATATGTTGTCAAAATACAATATATAGACAACATAGAACTTTAAAGGTTGTTACTTGAGTATACAATAGAAAATATATATCTCATACACAGATTACCCAGACTATATGTTTACTCTAAAGTTACAAGTTACTATATTATGTAGTACAATATTACTCACTGAAATGTATTGaattaaaagtgtaaaaaaataataaaacggaaATGCTTAAGTAAAGAACCTCATAATTATACTTGACTaaagtatttgagtaaatgttttatgtttgactACACCaatgatattatattatat
This window of the Pagrus major chromosome 11, Pma_NU_1.0 genome carries:
- the adgrl4 gene encoding adhesion G protein-coupled receptor L4, which encodes MESLLKSPMKLVLLTAWLSSVMDPCSLSDICDSCHHLATCKALNGSNNACFCKHGYTGDGTSFCNDDNECQNVTNICGDRGNCTNTEGSYHCTCISGYISTGPSIGPKEFQPNDGTECIDIDECKSGQLCGPNSHCHNTNGSFYCTCQRDYVPTSGTKHFHPEGGVRCKEHPQKYCHDNIGCITQTVNKTLEYMSNLTEPQSLLKEIAKQTSGELTSVEVIAYVEALSQSASTLAAGEKDYTVKPSFINSTLTKLVKAVNNLVEKDELVSWSRMKEGRREHTITKLLHTVEESALTLANNYKTPTELKIKATEMELKLVTFDARHTIAKVSASMAGDHISLTPKLRPEEDRNGSVSVVFVRYDSIGDILKPSSDPGVTDYSRYAGTGEITVNSQVIAAAVKPADVYQLDHVTFTLRHNEPIDTKADVTKCAFWEYEADSLQGRWATHGCKIVHVNSNATTCSCTHLTHFAILMSSGRANLVAHYTILTRITQLGMIISLICLSMCIFTFWFFSEIQSTRTTIHKNLCCSLFMAEFIFLVGINMNTHKLFCSVIAGLLHYFFLAAFAWMCIEGIHLYLIVVGVIYNKGFLHRNFYLFGYGSPAVVVTISATLGSKYYGTDKVCWLSTENHFIWSFIGPACLIILVNLLAFGVIIYKVYRHTAVKKPEISHYENIRSCARGALALLFVLGATWTFGVLHILNETTLTAYLFTITNAFQGMFIFIFLCVLSRKIQEEYYRLFKNVPCCFECLR